A single genomic interval of Streptosporangium album harbors:
- a CDS encoding LLM class flavin-dependent oxidoreductase, with the protein MQFGIFTVGDVTTDPTTGRTPSERERIKAMVAIALKAEEVGLDVFATGEHHNPPFVPSSPTTMLGYIAARTERLILSTATTLITTNDPVKIAEDFAMLQHLADGRVDLMLGRGNTGPVYPWFGKDIRQGIPLAIENYALLHELWRKDVVDWEGRFRTPLQSFTSTPRPLDGVAPFVWHGSIRSPEIAEQAAYYGDGFFANNIFWPKEHFIRLIELYRERFAHYGHGTPEQAVVGLGGQVFMRKNSQDAVREFRPYFDNAPVYGHGPSLEEFTDQTPLTVGSPQEVIDKTLTFRESFGDYQRQLFLMDHAGLPLSTVLEQLDILGEEVVPVLRKEFASGRPSQVPDGPTHAALVARRDAGDGTESPVPAGSPA; encoded by the coding sequence ATGCAGTTCGGGATCTTCACCGTAGGCGACGTCACCACGGACCCCACCACGGGCAGGACACCGAGCGAGCGCGAGCGGATCAAGGCGATGGTCGCCATAGCGCTGAAGGCCGAGGAGGTCGGGCTCGACGTCTTCGCGACCGGCGAGCACCACAACCCGCCTTTCGTGCCGTCGTCGCCGACGACCATGCTCGGCTACATCGCCGCGCGGACCGAGCGGCTCATCCTCTCCACCGCCACGACCCTGATCACCACGAACGACCCGGTCAAGATCGCCGAGGACTTCGCGATGCTGCAGCACCTGGCCGACGGGCGCGTCGACCTGATGCTGGGCCGGGGCAACACCGGGCCGGTGTACCCGTGGTTCGGCAAGGACATCCGCCAGGGCATCCCGCTGGCCATCGAGAACTACGCGCTGCTGCACGAGCTGTGGCGCAAGGACGTCGTGGACTGGGAGGGCCGCTTCCGCACCCCCCTGCAGTCGTTCACCTCGACGCCCCGGCCGCTCGACGGGGTCGCGCCGTTCGTCTGGCACGGCTCGATCCGCAGCCCGGAGATCGCCGAACAGGCCGCCTACTACGGCGACGGGTTCTTCGCCAACAACATCTTCTGGCCCAAGGAGCACTTCATCCGCCTGATCGAGCTGTACAGGGAGCGCTTCGCCCACTACGGCCACGGCACTCCCGAGCAGGCCGTCGTCGGCCTCGGCGGCCAGGTGTTCATGCGCAAGAACTCCCAGGACGCCGTACGGGAGTTCCGCCCCTACTTCGACAACGCGCCCGTGTACGGCCACGGCCCGTCGCTGGAGGAGTTCACCGACCAGACCCCGCTCACGGTGGGCAGCCCGCAGGAGGTCATCGACAAGACCCTGACCTTCCGGGAGTCCTTCGGCGACTACCAGCGCCAGCTGTTCCTGATGGACCACGCCGGGCTGCCGCTCTCCACCGTGCTGGAGCAGCTCGACATCCTCGGCGAGGAGGTCGTGCCCGTCCTGCGCAAGGAGTTCGCCTCCGGCCGGCCGAGCCAGGTGCCGGACGGCCCCACCCATGCGGCGCTCGTCGCCCGCCGCGACGCCGGTGACGGGACGGAGTCGCCCGTCCCCGCCGGCTCCCCGGCCTGA